The Limnospira fusiformis SAG 85.79 genomic interval GTTCGCGCAGCGTGCGCGTTAGCGCAAGCGCAAACATTACCCCGCAAGGGAGTCGGAGCCAACCATAGCTCCATGGAGGGGCAACCATACCCCTCCACCCCGCAAGGGGGTGCTGGCGGCGGTCATCCGCTTGAGTCGGTTTTCCTCTCCGCGATCAATCACGGAGCTTCCAACCCTCCCAGGAGTTTTACGTGAGTTGATGCGGTCAATCAAGGGAATTTTTAAAGACGGGGTTATTCATCCAAGCGAACCGATTTCTTATCCCGAATTGAATCCGGTTATTATTACTTTTCTGGATGCGTCAACCACTGCTCCGGCTCCGGGAGTTTCTTCGGAACCGTCTGAATCTGGGTGGGATGGATTTTTATCGGTGATAGAAGCGTGTCAAATGGAAACGGGAATCTCTGATTTGGCACATCGACGCGATCGTTATTTATATGGTACGCCCAAGCATGATGAGCAAGAGACGTAAAGTTTTTGTGGTTACATCGGCTTGGATGTCTTTGATGAACAACGGCGACTTACATAAGGGGCAAAACGTTAAATGTTATGACCGAAAATAACATCAGACAAAAAATTTTGGAACGACTCGAACCTTTGTCGGGATCACAAGTCAAACATCTGCTTTCGGAATGGCTCATTGGTGCATCCGATCGCTTGGAAGATTTTGAGGAATTGCTCAGGAAGGAATCCGATCCCGGAACTGAAGAATTGTTTGAGTATGGGGAAATCGACTCGGGATTAAACTTTCGCGGTCTGACCGAAGCGGAAATGGTTCGGCAAAGTCAATTGGCTCTCGAAACTTATCATCGTCAAGGTGTCTCAGTACCCCATGACCGCGTGCGCGAATGGGCCGATCGCTTGGGAACGGATCGGGAAGGCCCATGCCCCAGATAGTTTGGACTGAAGGCGCAGTAGACGATCTCAATCGTCATTACGATTTTTTAAAAATTAACAATGCTGACGCTGCCGCCCGGGCGGTACGAGGGATTGTCTCTTCTGCCGAAAGTTTACAGGATAATCCCCGCAGAGGTACGGCGATCGGTCAAAGTCCGGGATTGCGTAAACTCTTCGTTTCTATTGGTAAATATGGTTATGTCA includes:
- a CDS encoding type II toxin-antitoxin system RelE/ParE family toxin: MPQIVWTEGAVDDLNRHYDFLKINNADAAARAVRGIVSSAESLQDNPRRGTAIGQSPGLRKLFVSIGKYGYVIHYTLLGDDVIVLRVYHGRENRPY